From the genome of Chelonia mydas isolate rCheMyd1 chromosome 2, rCheMyd1.pri.v2, whole genome shotgun sequence, one region includes:
- the LOC102937627 gene encoding cytochrome b-c1 complex subunit 6, mitochondrial-like produces MGLQDEEMLEGHSTEPEEEEEEEEAELVDPLTTVREHCEQTEKRVKAQEKLELCEARVSTRSPTQEECTEELFDFLHARDHCVAHKLFKNLK; encoded by the coding sequence ATGGGGCTGCAGGATGAGGAGATGCTGGAGGGCCACAGCACTGAacctgaggaagaggaagaggaggaggaagcagagctAGTGGATCCTTTAACCACAGTAAGGGAGCACTGTGAGCAGACTGAGAAGCGTGTGAAGGCACAGGAGAAGCTAGAGCTGTGTGAAGCGCGAGTGTCCACAAGGTCCCCCACACAGGAGGAATGTACAGAAGAGCTTTTTGACTTCCTGCATGCCAGGGACCACTGTGTGGCTCACAAActctttaagaatctgaagtaa